A window of Variovorax paradoxus EPS genomic DNA:
GCGCGAAGAGATGTCATGCAGTGCCAAGGTTGCAAATTGTTTGCAGGCACGCGCGCTTCCGACCAGTGCTCAAAATGAAATACAGCAACTCACTTTTCAGCGCAACTGAAGTGCCGGCATTCCCCAGCGCTGCGTTTCCGCCGCGGGCTGCATGCGCCGCACGGGTGGCGGCCGGTATTGCGGGGAGTCGGCGCCCTGCGCGTTCAGCTCACCCCCACGCGCTTCCAGACGCTGCAGGCAATCGAGAAAAACCTCGAGATGCGTTGCGTCGATGCCGTCGAGGAGATCGAGGTTCAGGCGCGCGAGGCGCGGCAGCAGATCGTCGAGGAGCTGCTGGCCCGAAGGGCTCAGGCGCACGTGCACGAGGCGGCGGTCATCGGTGTCCTGTCGCCGCTCCACCAGCTTCTTTTCGGAAAGACTGCGCAGGGCCAGCGAGGCGCTCGCGCGGTCCAGGTGCAGGCGCTCCGCGAATCGCGAAGCGGTGACTTCGCCGACCTGCGCGAGCACACCGAGCATTCCCAACTCGCGGCGCGTGATGCCGAAGCCGCCTTCGACCATGCGGGTGACCATGGAGTTGCTCGCACGCGCCGCGCACCATATCCGGTAGAGCAGCAGGTCATCCAGTGAACGGGGGGTGCGCAAGGCAACCGTGTCGGGGAAATCGCGCATAAGAGTCATAAGGGTTGGGACCAAACATTTCCTGCAGACGCGGATGCCGGGGCAACCGCCTTCGCATC
This region includes:
- a CDS encoding MarR family winged helix-turn-helix transcriptional regulator, whose amino-acid sequence is MRDFPDTVALRTPRSLDDLLLYRIWCAARASNSMVTRMVEGGFGITRRELGMLGVLAQVGEVTASRFAERLHLDRASASLALRSLSEKKLVERRQDTDDRRLVHVRLSPSGQQLLDDLLPRLARLNLDLLDGIDATHLEVFLDCLQRLEARGGELNAQGADSPQYRPPPVRRMQPAAETQRWGMPALQLR